The Afipia massiliensis genome has a segment encoding these proteins:
- a CDS encoding FkbM family methyltransferase — protein sequence MKRMFVRRAQQVLARAGFELRRVRHGYSMLPKIPDGPPKAILDIGANSGQFARKVRSVLPDCVIHSFEPLPGPFAELKSWADQSQNVHCHNIALGDQAGRALIHTGSYTPASSLMSAATRLKLSMPHVVPDREQQIEVMTLDCWFELQSIPRPFVVKMDVQGYEMKVIAGGQKAISEAAAVFTELSFIELYEGQPLATDILIALRECGFEMADIYDVSRDPGSNFGFQFDALFFPRRFVKG from the coding sequence ATGAAACGCATGTTTGTGCGCAGAGCGCAGCAAGTGTTGGCGCGGGCAGGATTTGAACTCCGCAGAGTTCGGCATGGATACAGCATGCTGCCTAAAATTCCCGACGGTCCGCCGAAGGCAATCCTCGATATTGGAGCGAACTCCGGGCAATTCGCGCGCAAGGTGCGATCAGTTCTTCCTGACTGTGTCATTCACTCGTTTGAGCCGTTGCCGGGCCCCTTCGCAGAACTGAAATCCTGGGCAGATCAATCTCAGAATGTTCATTGCCACAATATTGCTTTAGGCGATCAGGCAGGACGGGCTCTCATTCACACGGGAAGCTATACGCCAGCTTCGTCTCTGATGTCCGCCGCCACGAGACTCAAGCTTTCAATGCCACACGTCGTTCCTGATCGAGAGCAACAGATCGAAGTGATGACGCTCGACTGTTGGTTTGAACTACAGAGTATTCCGAGACCATTCGTGGTGAAGATGGACGTTCAAGGCTATGAGATGAAAGTTATCGCTGGCGGGCAAAAGGCAATTAGCGAGGCTGCCGCAGTATTCACCGAACTTTCATTCATCGAACTTTACGAGGGACAACCGTTAGCCACGGATATTCTGATTGCCCTTCGAGAATGTGGTTTCGAAATGGCCGATATTTATGACGTCAGCCGCGATCCAGGGTCTAACTTCGGCTTCCAATTCGATGCTTTGTTTTTCCCTCGCCGGTTTGTCAAGGGTTGA
- a CDS encoding glycosyltransferase family 4 protein, whose translation MVNSPIIQPIMLQQHPAYRTQIELLRTEFPGRIAATKPPDKWEHERWRSNGFAQKLRHYASRLDVLNLDKNEIAYVSGSLRPTMYRLLGRAWSAYLDIDDPLSLYKNGGRNSLKGGELRDTAQSLLRYLDTTHISFWSDIQLGNFLANFHADETAEFLATNRLSVLPPAIVPQVDASNIGADQRLRCLSIASGKFWHKGVPDTIAAVDRLAASGVPISLTIVGADIPSDWRSFIESRVCLKLHTKLSREGLNDLMRNHDVLVFPSHHDTYGWVLLEAKSFGLPAVATDFYSRPEIVRNEIDGLLVRDPFVNPFLPIGPAPYAAAHLSVSQGNVRVGRFLAAYIDDLANALGRLASDRELLKRLGAAALASVQQTSKFGAATRIARLSPYLTA comes from the coding sequence GTGGTCAACTCCCCCATTATCCAACCGATTATGCTGCAGCAGCATCCCGCATATCGAACGCAGATCGAACTGCTTCGAACAGAATTCCCGGGACGTATCGCTGCTACAAAACCCCCAGACAAATGGGAGCATGAACGGTGGCGGTCGAATGGTTTCGCGCAAAAATTACGACACTATGCCAGCCGCTTAGACGTTCTCAATTTGGATAAAAATGAGATCGCATACGTTTCGGGTTCACTCAGGCCGACGATGTATCGATTGCTTGGGCGTGCGTGGTCGGCGTATTTGGATATCGATGACCCGCTTTCATTGTATAAGAACGGCGGGCGAAACAGTCTCAAGGGTGGCGAACTGCGAGATACTGCGCAAAGCTTGCTCCGCTATCTGGACACCACGCATATAAGTTTTTGGAGCGACATCCAGCTTGGCAACTTTCTTGCCAATTTCCACGCTGACGAAACGGCCGAATTTCTCGCCACCAATCGCCTATCGGTTCTGCCTCCGGCCATCGTTCCTCAGGTAGATGCGAGCAACATTGGTGCAGATCAGCGATTGCGATGCCTTAGTATTGCGAGCGGTAAATTCTGGCACAAGGGCGTTCCGGATACCATTGCTGCCGTCGATCGGCTGGCTGCTAGCGGCGTGCCGATTAGTCTGACAATTGTAGGTGCTGACATTCCCAGCGATTGGCGATCCTTTATTGAATCGCGGGTTTGCTTAAAATTACACACGAAGTTATCGCGTGAAGGTCTCAATGACCTGATGCGAAACCACGACGTCTTGGTATTCCCGTCTCATCATGACACTTACGGGTGGGTGTTGCTCGAAGCAAAGAGTTTCGGCTTGCCTGCAGTTGCGACTGATTTCTACAGCAGGCCGGAAATTGTCCGCAATGAGATTGACGGGTTGCTCGTGCGTGATCCTTTCGTCAATCCCTTTTTACCGATTGGGCCAGCGCCATACGCAGCGGCCCATTTGAGTGTTTCGCAGGGGAATGTTCGGGTGGGCCGGTTTCTTGCGGCATACATCGATGATCTTGCGAATGCGCTTGGCAGACTGGCCTCGGACAGAGAACTTCTGAAGCGCCTGGGCGCCGCCGCTTTAGCGAGTGTGCAGCAGACATCTAAGTTCGGTGCGGCGACGCGCATTGCGCGACTTTCACCATACTTAACGGCATGA
- a CDS encoding FkbM family methyltransferase, with protein sequence MIHNLIKRIRIRLMKKYNVPASYVQGVPLYAQGREDVYLLRLFGRNYKGFYVDVGANNGVLVSNTYSLYRLGWRGVCLEPNPDAYAELKRVRGEDICLNVGAGSEPGSLQLTWKTGLTEGSTLQAVAPDGRRSAAVEVKPLTDILRASNAPTKFDVLSIDVEGVEIEVMKGLDWNTYRPHLIILEYNSGGKLNTEAVEFAMAIGYRPIVINRWNVILSNDWENDILRTHIGQDWFQFDRSIL encoded by the coding sequence GTGATTCATAATCTGATAAAACGCATCCGAATTCGGTTGATGAAAAAATACAACGTGCCCGCGTCGTATGTGCAGGGCGTGCCACTTTACGCGCAAGGGCGTGAAGACGTGTATTTGCTGCGCCTTTTCGGGCGCAATTATAAAGGTTTCTATGTCGATGTAGGCGCCAACAACGGAGTACTGGTTAGTAATACTTATTCACTTTATCGCCTTGGCTGGCGGGGCGTTTGCCTTGAACCAAATCCAGATGCGTATGCTGAGCTAAAGAGAGTTCGCGGAGAAGACATTTGTCTCAATGTCGGAGCAGGGTCGGAACCTGGGTCGTTGCAGCTGACATGGAAAACGGGATTGACGGAGGGGTCGACATTGCAGGCCGTTGCCCCGGACGGCCGCCGTTCAGCCGCTGTAGAAGTTAAACCTCTGACGGACATTCTGCGCGCAAGCAATGCGCCAACCAAGTTCGATGTTCTCTCGATTGACGTCGAGGGGGTCGAAATTGAAGTAATGAAAGGGCTCGATTGGAATACCTATCGACCACATCTCATTATTCTTGAATACAACAGCGGCGGAAAACTGAATACCGAAGCGGTTGAATTTGCGATGGCGATTGGTTACCGGCCGATTGTCATCAATCGCTGGAATGTCATTCTATCCAACGACTGGGAGAATGACATTCTGCGCACCCATATTGGGCAGGACTGGTTTCAGTTTGATCGCTCGATCCTGTGA
- a CDS encoding glycosyltransferase — MRILHVITTVNRGGAENHLVDLCRGQVSAGHQVAVAYLKGDHYWRAELERMGVRVEFLGLKRYGELAPISRLRRMMCAFNPDVVHAHMPPAELYTRLALAVSPARRPAFVISKHNDEPFFRGPGHKILGAWVAKRADAIIAISDAVNRYTREGLGTSRAIIRTVHYGINPEPFQAISADDAVAVREAWHIPRDAWVMGTVARLVPQKALHVLIEGYAHYRTQATRPSRLVLVGRGPLEHELKARAQELGVANEIVWAGFREDIPAVMRAFDLFALTSSYEGFGLVLLEAMSAAKPVLATKVSAIPEIVKDNETGLLCQPGDAHSVASALVKFESARMRAIMGDAGLQRTQTSFTLARMNSEIESLYRMSIA; from the coding sequence GTGCGGATACTTCACGTCATCACGACAGTAAATCGCGGTGGTGCCGAGAACCATTTGGTTGATTTGTGCCGAGGCCAGGTGTCGGCCGGGCACCAGGTAGCGGTGGCTTACTTGAAGGGCGATCACTACTGGCGCGCAGAGCTTGAACGAATGGGCGTTCGTGTCGAGTTTCTTGGTCTTAAGAGATATGGAGAATTGGCGCCGATTTCTCGGCTGCGCCGGATGATGTGTGCGTTTAATCCGGATGTCGTTCATGCGCATATGCCGCCAGCGGAACTTTACACCCGGCTAGCCTTGGCAGTTTCTCCTGCAAGACGACCAGCCTTCGTCATCAGCAAGCACAACGATGAGCCGTTCTTCCGCGGGCCCGGGCACAAAATTTTGGGAGCCTGGGTTGCGAAGCGGGCGGACGCAATTATCGCGATTTCGGATGCTGTCAATCGCTACACCCGTGAGGGACTCGGTACTTCAAGGGCAATAATAAGGACAGTCCATTACGGCATTAATCCCGAGCCTTTTCAGGCGATCAGCGCAGACGATGCCGTGGCGGTTCGCGAGGCCTGGCATATTCCACGAGATGCATGGGTGATGGGCACGGTGGCGAGATTGGTCCCTCAAAAGGCACTGCACGTCCTGATTGAGGGCTATGCGCATTATCGTACCCAGGCTACCCGACCATCGCGTCTGGTTTTAGTGGGGCGTGGGCCACTTGAGCATGAGTTGAAAGCCCGGGCTCAGGAATTGGGTGTCGCTAACGAGATAGTGTGGGCAGGATTTCGGGAAGACATTCCTGCCGTCATGAGAGCCTTTGACCTGTTTGCGCTAACGTCCTCCTATGAAGGCTTTGGTCTCGTTTTGCTTGAAGCTATGTCTGCAGCGAAGCCTGTACTTGCGACGAAGGTAAGCGCAATTCCGGAAATAGTGAAAGACAACGAAACTGGTCTTCTATGTCAACCGGGTGACGCGCATTCAGTCGCATCCGCGCTCGTAAAGTTTGAATCCGCCAGGATGCGCGCAATAATGGGAGATGCAGGGCTGCAACGCACTCAAACATCATTCACGCTCGCTCGCATGAATTCCGAAATTGAGAGTTTGTATCGAATGAGTATCGCATGA